A window from Bufo bufo chromosome 1, aBufBuf1.1, whole genome shotgun sequence encodes these proteins:
- the PPP2R2A gene encoding serine/threonine-protein phosphatase 2A 55 kDa regulatory subunit B alpha isoform isoform X1 gives MFLKFSPRAVFLGSVSGAGGGNDIQWCFSQVKGAVEDDVSEADIISTVEFNHSGELLATGDKGGRVVIFQQESKSPYHRGEYSVYSTFQSHEPEFDYLKSLEIEEKINKIRWLPQKNAAQFLLSTNDKTIKLWKISERDKRPEGYNLKEENGRYRDPTTVTTLRVPVFRPMDLMVEASPRRIFANAHTYHINSISVNSDYETYLSADDLRVNLWHLEITDRSFNIVDIKPANMEELTEVITAAEFHPHHCNTFVYSSSKGTIRLCDMRESALCDRHSKLFEEPEDPSNRSFFSEIISSISDVKFSHNGRYMMTRDYLSVKIWDLNMESRPVETYQVHEYLRSKLCSLYENDCIFDKFECCWNGPDNVVMTGSYNNFFRMFDRNTKRDITLEASRENSKPRMVLKPRKVCASGKRKKDEITVDSLDFNKKILHTAWHPKENIIAVATTNNLYIFQDRVN, from the exons CCGATATCATATCTACAGTAGAATTTAATCATTCTGGAGAATTattagccactggagataaaggaggacgtgTGGTCATCTTCCAGCAGGAG AGCAAAAGCCCTTATCATAGAGGGGAGTATAGTGTCTATAGCACTTTCCAGAGCCACGAGCCAGAATTTGACTACTTGAAGAGTTTAGAAATTGAAGAAAAGATCAACAAGATCCGATGGTTACCGCAGAAGAATGCGGCACAGTTCCTGTTGTCTACAAACG ATAAAACTATCAAGCTGTGGAAAATCAGTGAACGTGACAAAAGACCAGAAGGTTACAACCTTAAGGAGGAGAATGGGAGGTATAGGGATCCGACCACTGTGACCACTCTCAGG GTGCCAGTTTTCCGCCCCATGGACCTGATGGTTGAAGCTAGTCCTCGTAGAATCTTCGCCAACGCTCATACGTATCACATCAATTCCATCTCTGTCAACAGCGACTATGAGACTTATCTGTCGGCAGACGACCTTCGGGTCAATCTTTGGCACTTGGAGATCACAGACAGGAGCTTTA ATATCGTAGATATTAAACCTGCCAATATGGAAGAGTTAACAGAAGTGATCACGGCCGCCGAGTTCCACCCGCATCACTGCAACACTTTTGTATACAGCAGCAGCAAAGGCACCATCCGCCTGTGTGATATGCGCGAGTCGGCGCTGTGCGATCGCCACTCCAAGC tgTTCGAGGAGCCTGAAGATCCCAGCAATCGGTCCTTCTTCTCCGAGATCATCTCTTCCATTTCTGATGTGAAGTTCAGCCACAATGGGCGATACATGATGACCAGGGACTACTTGTCAGTCAAAATCTGGGACTTGAACATGGAGAGCCGTCCCGTGGAAACCTATCAG GTACATGAATACCTCAGGAGCAAGCTCTGCTCCTTATACGAGAACGACTGCATCTTCGACAAGTTTGAGTGCTGCTGGAACGGGCCTGACAA TGTTGTCATGACCGGCTCCTACAACAACTTTTTCCGAATGTTTGACCGCAACACCAAACGCGACATTACCCTTGAGGCCTCACGGGAGAACAGCAAGCCACGTATGGTGCTGAAACCGCGCAAGGTGTGCGCCAGCGGCAAGCGGAAGAAGGACGAGATCACGGTGGACAGTCTGGACTTCAACAAGAAGATCCTGCACACAGCCTGGCACCCTAAAGAGAACATCATTGCCGTGGCCACCACCAATAACCTGTATATATTCCAGGACCGGGTCAATTAG
- the PPP2R2A gene encoding serine/threonine-protein phosphatase 2A 55 kDa regulatory subunit B alpha isoform isoform X3: protein MAGAGGGNDIQWCFSQVKGAVEDDVSEADIISTVEFNHSGELLATGDKGGRVVIFQQESKSPYHRGEYSVYSTFQSHEPEFDYLKSLEIEEKINKIRWLPQKNAAQFLLSTNDKTIKLWKISERDKRPEGYNLKEENGRYRDPTTVTTLRVPVFRPMDLMVEASPRRIFANAHTYHINSISVNSDYETYLSADDLRVNLWHLEITDRSFNIVDIKPANMEELTEVITAAEFHPHHCNTFVYSSSKGTIRLCDMRESALCDRHSKLFEEPEDPSNRSFFSEIISSISDVKFSHNGRYMMTRDYLSVKIWDLNMESRPVETYQVHEYLRSKLCSLYENDCIFDKFECCWNGPDNVVMTGSYNNFFRMFDRNTKRDITLEASRENSKPRMVLKPRKVCASGKRKKDEITVDSLDFNKKILHTAWHPKENIIAVATTNNLYIFQDRVN, encoded by the exons CCGATATCATATCTACAGTAGAATTTAATCATTCTGGAGAATTattagccactggagataaaggaggacgtgTGGTCATCTTCCAGCAGGAG AGCAAAAGCCCTTATCATAGAGGGGAGTATAGTGTCTATAGCACTTTCCAGAGCCACGAGCCAGAATTTGACTACTTGAAGAGTTTAGAAATTGAAGAAAAGATCAACAAGATCCGATGGTTACCGCAGAAGAATGCGGCACAGTTCCTGTTGTCTACAAACG ATAAAACTATCAAGCTGTGGAAAATCAGTGAACGTGACAAAAGACCAGAAGGTTACAACCTTAAGGAGGAGAATGGGAGGTATAGGGATCCGACCACTGTGACCACTCTCAGG GTGCCAGTTTTCCGCCCCATGGACCTGATGGTTGAAGCTAGTCCTCGTAGAATCTTCGCCAACGCTCATACGTATCACATCAATTCCATCTCTGTCAACAGCGACTATGAGACTTATCTGTCGGCAGACGACCTTCGGGTCAATCTTTGGCACTTGGAGATCACAGACAGGAGCTTTA ATATCGTAGATATTAAACCTGCCAATATGGAAGAGTTAACAGAAGTGATCACGGCCGCCGAGTTCCACCCGCATCACTGCAACACTTTTGTATACAGCAGCAGCAAAGGCACCATCCGCCTGTGTGATATGCGCGAGTCGGCGCTGTGCGATCGCCACTCCAAGC tgTTCGAGGAGCCTGAAGATCCCAGCAATCGGTCCTTCTTCTCCGAGATCATCTCTTCCATTTCTGATGTGAAGTTCAGCCACAATGGGCGATACATGATGACCAGGGACTACTTGTCAGTCAAAATCTGGGACTTGAACATGGAGAGCCGTCCCGTGGAAACCTATCAG GTACATGAATACCTCAGGAGCAAGCTCTGCTCCTTATACGAGAACGACTGCATCTTCGACAAGTTTGAGTGCTGCTGGAACGGGCCTGACAA TGTTGTCATGACCGGCTCCTACAACAACTTTTTCCGAATGTTTGACCGCAACACCAAACGCGACATTACCCTTGAGGCCTCACGGGAGAACAGCAAGCCACGTATGGTGCTGAAACCGCGCAAGGTGTGCGCCAGCGGCAAGCGGAAGAAGGACGAGATCACGGTGGACAGTCTGGACTTCAACAAGAAGATCCTGCACACAGCCTGGCACCCTAAAGAGAACATCATTGCCGTGGCCACCACCAATAACCTGTATATATTCCAGGACCGGGTCAATTAG
- the PPP2R2A gene encoding serine/threonine-protein phosphatase 2A 55 kDa regulatory subunit B alpha isoform isoform X2 — protein MAAFLLSPGAGGGNDIQWCFSQVKGAVEDDVSEADIISTVEFNHSGELLATGDKGGRVVIFQQESKSPYHRGEYSVYSTFQSHEPEFDYLKSLEIEEKINKIRWLPQKNAAQFLLSTNDKTIKLWKISERDKRPEGYNLKEENGRYRDPTTVTTLRVPVFRPMDLMVEASPRRIFANAHTYHINSISVNSDYETYLSADDLRVNLWHLEITDRSFNIVDIKPANMEELTEVITAAEFHPHHCNTFVYSSSKGTIRLCDMRESALCDRHSKLFEEPEDPSNRSFFSEIISSISDVKFSHNGRYMMTRDYLSVKIWDLNMESRPVETYQVHEYLRSKLCSLYENDCIFDKFECCWNGPDNVVMTGSYNNFFRMFDRNTKRDITLEASRENSKPRMVLKPRKVCASGKRKKDEITVDSLDFNKKILHTAWHPKENIIAVATTNNLYIFQDRVN, from the exons CCGATATCATATCTACAGTAGAATTTAATCATTCTGGAGAATTattagccactggagataaaggaggacgtgTGGTCATCTTCCAGCAGGAG AGCAAAAGCCCTTATCATAGAGGGGAGTATAGTGTCTATAGCACTTTCCAGAGCCACGAGCCAGAATTTGACTACTTGAAGAGTTTAGAAATTGAAGAAAAGATCAACAAGATCCGATGGTTACCGCAGAAGAATGCGGCACAGTTCCTGTTGTCTACAAACG ATAAAACTATCAAGCTGTGGAAAATCAGTGAACGTGACAAAAGACCAGAAGGTTACAACCTTAAGGAGGAGAATGGGAGGTATAGGGATCCGACCACTGTGACCACTCTCAGG GTGCCAGTTTTCCGCCCCATGGACCTGATGGTTGAAGCTAGTCCTCGTAGAATCTTCGCCAACGCTCATACGTATCACATCAATTCCATCTCTGTCAACAGCGACTATGAGACTTATCTGTCGGCAGACGACCTTCGGGTCAATCTTTGGCACTTGGAGATCACAGACAGGAGCTTTA ATATCGTAGATATTAAACCTGCCAATATGGAAGAGTTAACAGAAGTGATCACGGCCGCCGAGTTCCACCCGCATCACTGCAACACTTTTGTATACAGCAGCAGCAAAGGCACCATCCGCCTGTGTGATATGCGCGAGTCGGCGCTGTGCGATCGCCACTCCAAGC tgTTCGAGGAGCCTGAAGATCCCAGCAATCGGTCCTTCTTCTCCGAGATCATCTCTTCCATTTCTGATGTGAAGTTCAGCCACAATGGGCGATACATGATGACCAGGGACTACTTGTCAGTCAAAATCTGGGACTTGAACATGGAGAGCCGTCCCGTGGAAACCTATCAG GTACATGAATACCTCAGGAGCAAGCTCTGCTCCTTATACGAGAACGACTGCATCTTCGACAAGTTTGAGTGCTGCTGGAACGGGCCTGACAA TGTTGTCATGACCGGCTCCTACAACAACTTTTTCCGAATGTTTGACCGCAACACCAAACGCGACATTACCCTTGAGGCCTCACGGGAGAACAGCAAGCCACGTATGGTGCTGAAACCGCGCAAGGTGTGCGCCAGCGGCAAGCGGAAGAAGGACGAGATCACGGTGGACAGTCTGGACTTCAACAAGAAGATCCTGCACACAGCCTGGCACCCTAAAGAGAACATCATTGCCGTGGCCACCACCAATAACCTGTATATATTCCAGGACCGGGTCAATTAG